From Micrococcus porci, one genomic window encodes:
- the purQ gene encoding phosphoribosylformylglycinamidine synthase subunit PurQ, with amino-acid sequence MTEIPLIGDYSTPSTPLNGARIGVITFPGTLDDVDALRAVRLTGAEPVSLWHAEADAAATLATVDAVVIPGGFSYGDYLRAGAISRFAPMMGAVAQAAGGPEGSEDGLPVLGICNGFQILTESHLLPGSMIKNDHLHFICRDQQLAVESTDTAWTRDFEQGEVITVPLKNQDGQYVADEKTLDALEAEGRVVFRYVGWNPNGSRRDIAGIANPAGNVVGLMPHPEHAVEAGFGPDTEAGPRSGTDGLGFFTSVLTTLATRGGAA; translated from the coding sequence ATGACCGAGATCCCCCTGATCGGCGACTACTCGACGCCGTCCACCCCGCTGAACGGGGCGCGGATCGGCGTCATCACCTTCCCCGGCACCCTCGACGACGTCGACGCCCTCCGCGCCGTGCGCCTCACCGGCGCCGAGCCCGTGTCCCTGTGGCACGCCGAAGCGGACGCCGCGGCGACGCTGGCCACCGTGGACGCCGTGGTCATCCCCGGCGGCTTCTCCTACGGCGACTACCTGCGCGCCGGTGCGATCTCCCGCTTCGCTCCCATGATGGGCGCCGTGGCCCAGGCCGCGGGCGGTCCCGAGGGCTCGGAGGACGGCCTGCCGGTGCTCGGCATCTGCAACGGCTTCCAGATCCTCACCGAGTCCCACCTGCTGCCGGGCTCCATGATCAAGAACGACCACCTGCACTTCATCTGCCGCGACCAGCAGCTGGCGGTGGAGAGCACGGACACCGCCTGGACCCGCGACTTCGAGCAGGGCGAGGTCATCACCGTCCCGCTGAAGAACCAGGACGGCCAGTACGTGGCGGACGAGAAGACCCTCGACGCCCTCGAGGCCGAGGGCCGCGTGGTGTTCCGCTACGTGGGCTGGAACCCCAACGGCTCGCGCCGGGACATCGCGGGCATCGCGAACCCGGCCGGCAACGTCGTCGGCCTCATGCCGCACCCGGAGCACGCCGTGGAGGCCGGATTCGGCCCGGACACCGAGGCCGGCCCCCGCTCCGGCACGGACGGCCTGGGCTTCTTCACCTCCGTCCTGACCACCCTCGCCACCCGTGGAGGCGCCGCATGA
- a CDS encoding 3-methyladenine DNA glycosylase — protein MTSAAPSPVPLVLAPEDWRARARAHRERIAARTAPLMARRTRGEPHPVQDFLFGYYTLTPGALQRWHPGAGVVLADDDGAAATAEAAELGTAPRGEWRHWRRVEPGEVVGVVLDGREVGGWTVDVPAFLADRASGVAFTRELLERTAGRPARLGCFGLHEWAMAYRSDVHGVRHSQLPLRLGAAGTDAVVEDQRIRCTHFDAFRFFAPEAVPLNEGAEGVQPTRAGMRDMEQPGCLHAGMDLYKWAHKLLPLVDSDLVADCFDLAWDIRRLDMEASPYDLTGVDDLSDGLGGYTPVRIETPEGRAEYARRQRGFAERGQALRARLLAALEAGARAAGDRRPTEDPSTPDPEEHHG, from the coding sequence ATGACCTCCGCTGCCCCCTCACCCGTCCCGCTCGTCCTCGCGCCCGAGGACTGGCGCGCCCGCGCCCGTGCCCACCGCGAGCGCATCGCCGCGCGCACCGCACCCCTGATGGCGCGGCGCACGCGCGGGGAGCCGCACCCGGTGCAGGACTTCCTGTTCGGGTACTACACGCTCACCCCGGGCGCGCTGCAGCGCTGGCACCCGGGGGCCGGCGTCGTCCTGGCCGACGACGACGGCGCCGCCGCCACGGCCGAGGCCGCCGAGCTGGGCACGGCCCCGCGAGGCGAGTGGCGGCACTGGCGGCGCGTGGAGCCGGGCGAGGTGGTCGGCGTCGTGCTGGACGGGCGCGAGGTGGGTGGCTGGACGGTCGACGTGCCGGCGTTCCTGGCGGACCGCGCGTCCGGGGTGGCGTTCACCCGGGAGCTGCTGGAGCGCACGGCAGGGCGGCCGGCGCGGCTGGGCTGCTTCGGGCTGCACGAGTGGGCGATGGCCTACCGCTCGGACGTGCACGGGGTGCGGCACTCGCAGCTGCCGCTGCGCCTGGGCGCGGCAGGCACGGACGCTGTGGTCGAGGACCAGCGGATCCGCTGCACGCACTTCGACGCGTTCCGGTTCTTCGCTCCGGAGGCCGTGCCGCTGAACGAGGGCGCGGAGGGGGTGCAGCCCACGCGCGCGGGCATGCGGGACATGGAGCAGCCCGGCTGCCTGCACGCGGGCATGGACCTGTACAAGTGGGCGCACAAGCTGCTGCCGCTGGTGGACTCGGACCTGGTGGCGGACTGCTTCGACCTGGCCTGGGACATCCGCCGCCTGGACATGGAGGCCTCCCCCTACGACCTCACCGGCGTGGACGACCTCTCCGACGGGCTCGGCGGGTACACCCCGGTGCGGATCGAGACCCCGGAGGGGCGGGCCGAGTACGCGCGGCGCCAGCGCGGGTTCGCCGAGCGCGGGCAGGCGCTGCGGGCGCGACTGCTGGCGGCGCTGGAGGCGGGCGCGCGAGCCGCCGGGGACCGCCGACCGACCGAGGACCCGTCCACCCCCGACCCCGAGGAGCACCATGGCTGA
- the purS gene encoding phosphoribosylformylglycinamidine synthase subunit PurS — MPIIVVDVMPKPEILDPQGKAINGALPRLGFTEFSQVRQGKRFELTVEGEVTEEVLAAARTAAEEMLSNPVIEDVVNVAVLDEDAA, encoded by the coding sequence TTGCCCATCATCGTCGTCGACGTCATGCCCAAGCCCGAGATCCTCGACCCGCAGGGCAAGGCGATCAACGGGGCCCTGCCCCGCCTCGGCTTCACCGAGTTCAGCCAGGTCCGCCAGGGCAAGCGCTTCGAGCTCACCGTGGAGGGCGAGGTCACGGAGGAGGTCCTGGCCGCGGCCCGCACGGCCGCCGAGGAGATGCTGTCCAACCCGGTGATCGAGGACGTCGTGAACGTCGCCGTGCTGGACGAGGACGCGGCCTGA
- a CDS encoding YchJ family protein, with protein sequence MTEAPCPCGLGLPYPECCGRLHAAHAADGSLTAPTAEALMRSRYTAFARLGEVEGAGATGAADVAATVAYLRATWAPEHRPSTAELTPGPGDPAPAFTRLAVLAVEGGGPFQDVGEVEFAAVGRGPEGRFRLHERSRFRRESGVWLYVDGDVTA encoded by the coding sequence GTGACCGAGGCCCCGTGCCCCTGCGGGCTCGGTCTCCCGTACCCGGAGTGCTGCGGCCGGCTCCACGCCGCCCACGCCGCGGACGGTTCCCTGACCGCGCCGACCGCCGAGGCGCTCATGCGCTCGCGGTACACGGCGTTCGCCCGCCTCGGCGAGGTGGAGGGGGCCGGGGCGACGGGCGCCGCGGACGTGGCGGCGACGGTCGCCTATCTGCGGGCGACGTGGGCCCCGGAGCACCGGCCGTCCACGGCGGAGCTGACCCCGGGGCCGGGTGACCCCGCCCCGGCGTTCACCCGGCTGGCCGTGCTGGCGGTGGAGGGCGGCGGCCCGTTCCAGGACGTCGGCGAGGTCGAGTTCGCGGCCGTCGGCCGCGGGCCGGAGGGGCGGTTCCGCCTGCACGAGCGCAGCCGGTTCCGCCGTGAGTCCGGCGTGTGGCTCTACGTCGACGGGGACGTCACCGCCTGA
- a CDS encoding S8 family serine peptidase: protein MNRHPQRLRLLGAAVTAVGLMAAPLAAPAFAAPQAEHAVGVQAATPLKAGRYFVILKDAPSAVAESQATAPGAAPSAKFDANHPRVKNYEAKLKRQQEKVAAQQGVTPKVTFQRALNGFVAELSAEQAQAYAEDPAVLAVTADEQVAPDYTSTDFLGLNGKKGAWNTTFGKAENAGRGVVVGVIDSGIYPDSPFLDGTPVGPRTNNGKLKAGDTFRTADGRIAVQKADGTLATAECQSGPDFPASTCDSKLIGAYAFSDDFVRGTPVEKRDPAERISPLGVKSHGTHVATTIVGAKDVEQTIDGASFGLGSGVAPAAKLISYKVCWEDTDPDTGGCYSSASVAAVEKAIENNVDVLNYSISGNNTSVVDPVALAFRSAAEAGIFVAASGGNSGPTPSTVNHSSPWVTTVAAETFSNELTGTLELSDGTKVRGASSARTGVGPAPVIHAADAAAAGVSADDARLCKPGALDPAKAAGKIVLCERGVNARVEKSAVVKDAGGVGMILVNVTPGSLDADIHAVPTVHTNDASLIAKAKAGGLQATIVPGDTTGQAPDPLPQIAGFSSRGPSNAVNQEFLKPDVAAPGVNVIAGVSEYDSDYHGNVFGLMSGTSMASPNLAGMATLLIGKHPEWSPMAVKSALMTTAGDVYNADGTVNQDNFATGAGSADVAAANRPGLVYESDATQWNALILGDLAGREVNVPSVALPDVLGTASVKRTVTALENGRWTFSGSVPGYTVTASPSVLDLKAGQKAEVTLTFTRTDAALSQWTHGSFSWTTAKGKAVPSVTSPVTLKSVPATADASVTGTGASGSAAVAVQPGFTGQLTPSVLGLNKVESQAVTLQPGGSKVTPVTVAPGTKSVTFAVDSGVDTADWDMLVQTPSKKQFTSATESSDESVTIQDPEPGTYLVLTQLYANPAGADTAALETVQLRSDAGNMTVTPNPIPVTTGQETSATVNWTGLTSGTWRGQVTWAEGTATQVEVTVP from the coding sequence ATGAACCGTCACCCCCAGCGTCTGCGCCTGCTCGGCGCCGCCGTCACCGCCGTCGGCCTGATGGCGGCGCCCCTCGCCGCCCCGGCCTTCGCCGCCCCGCAGGCCGAGCACGCCGTCGGCGTGCAGGCCGCCACGCCCCTCAAGGCAGGCCGCTACTTCGTGATCCTCAAGGACGCCCCCTCGGCCGTCGCCGAGAGCCAGGCCACCGCCCCTGGCGCCGCCCCCTCCGCGAAGTTCGACGCGAACCACCCCCGCGTGAAGAACTACGAGGCCAAGCTCAAGCGCCAGCAGGAGAAGGTCGCCGCGCAGCAGGGCGTCACCCCCAAGGTCACCTTCCAGCGCGCGCTGAACGGCTTCGTCGCCGAGCTCTCCGCGGAGCAGGCCCAGGCCTACGCGGAGGATCCCGCCGTCCTCGCCGTCACCGCCGACGAGCAGGTCGCCCCCGACTACACCTCCACCGACTTCCTCGGGCTGAACGGCAAGAAGGGGGCCTGGAACACCACCTTCGGCAAGGCCGAGAACGCGGGCCGCGGCGTCGTCGTCGGCGTGATCGACTCCGGCATCTACCCGGACAGCCCCTTCCTCGACGGCACCCCCGTGGGGCCGCGCACCAACAACGGGAAGCTCAAGGCCGGCGACACCTTCCGCACCGCGGACGGCAGGATCGCCGTCCAGAAGGCCGACGGCACCCTCGCCACCGCCGAGTGCCAGTCCGGCCCCGACTTCCCCGCCTCCACCTGCGACTCGAAGCTGATCGGCGCCTACGCGTTCTCCGACGACTTCGTCCGGGGCACCCCCGTGGAGAAGCGCGACCCCGCCGAGCGCATCTCCCCGCTGGGCGTGAAGTCCCACGGCACCCACGTGGCCACCACCATCGTGGGCGCCAAGGACGTGGAGCAGACCATCGACGGCGCGTCCTTCGGCCTCGGCTCGGGCGTCGCCCCGGCCGCGAAGCTCATCTCCTACAAGGTCTGCTGGGAGGACACCGACCCGGACACCGGCGGCTGCTACTCCTCCGCGTCCGTGGCCGCCGTGGAGAAGGCCATCGAGAACAACGTCGACGTCCTGAACTACTCCATCTCCGGCAACAACACCTCCGTGGTGGATCCGGTGGCCCTGGCCTTCCGCTCCGCCGCCGAGGCCGGGATCTTCGTCGCCGCGTCCGGCGGCAACTCCGGCCCGACGCCGAGCACCGTGAACCACTCCTCCCCGTGGGTCACCACCGTGGCCGCGGAGACCTTCTCCAACGAGCTCACCGGCACCCTCGAGCTCTCCGACGGCACCAAGGTGCGCGGCGCCTCCTCGGCGCGCACCGGCGTCGGCCCGGCCCCGGTGATCCACGCCGCGGACGCGGCCGCCGCGGGTGTCTCCGCGGACGACGCCCGCCTCTGCAAGCCGGGCGCCCTCGACCCGGCCAAGGCCGCCGGCAAGATCGTGCTCTGCGAGCGCGGCGTGAACGCCCGCGTGGAGAAGTCCGCCGTGGTCAAGGACGCCGGCGGCGTCGGCATGATCCTGGTGAACGTCACCCCGGGCTCCCTGGACGCGGACATCCACGCCGTGCCCACCGTGCACACCAACGACGCCTCGCTGATCGCCAAGGCCAAGGCCGGCGGCCTGCAGGCCACGATCGTCCCCGGCGACACCACCGGCCAGGCGCCGGACCCGCTGCCGCAGATCGCCGGCTTCTCCTCCCGCGGTCCGTCCAACGCCGTGAACCAGGAGTTCCTCAAGCCGGACGTGGCCGCCCCGGGCGTGAACGTGATCGCCGGCGTCTCCGAGTACGACTCGGACTACCACGGCAACGTGTTCGGCCTGATGTCCGGCACCTCCATGGCCTCGCCGAACCTGGCGGGCATGGCCACGCTGCTCATCGGCAAGCACCCCGAGTGGTCCCCGATGGCCGTGAAGTCCGCCCTGATGACCACCGCCGGCGACGTCTACAACGCGGACGGCACCGTCAACCAGGACAACTTCGCCACCGGTGCCGGCTCCGCGGATGTCGCCGCCGCGAACCGCCCGGGCCTCGTCTACGAGTCCGACGCGACGCAGTGGAACGCACTGATCCTGGGCGACCTCGCCGGCCGCGAGGTCAACGTGCCCTCCGTGGCCCTGCCGGACGTGCTCGGCACCGCCTCCGTGAAGCGCACCGTCACCGCCCTGGAGAACGGCCGCTGGACGTTCTCCGGCTCCGTGCCCGGCTACACCGTGACCGCGTCCCCGTCCGTGCTGGACCTCAAGGCCGGCCAGAAGGCGGAGGTCACCCTGACCTTCACCCGCACCGACGCCGCCCTGAGCCAGTGGACGCACGGCTCCTTCTCCTGGACCACCGCCAAGGGCAAGGCCGTCCCGTCGGTCACCTCCCCGGTGACCCTGAAGTCCGTGCCCGCCACCGCGGACGCCTCCGTGACCGGCACCGGCGCCTCCGGCTCCGCGGCCGTGGCCGTCCAGCCCGGCTTCACAGGTCAGCTCACCCCGTCCGTGCTCGGCCTGAACAAGGTCGAGTCCCAGGCTGTGACGCTGCAGCCCGGCGGCTCCAAGGTCACCCCGGTGACCGTGGCCCCCGGCACGAAGTCCGTGACCTTCGCAGTGGACTCCGGCGTGGACACGGCCGACTGGGACATGCTGGTGCAGACCCCGTCCAAGAAGCAGTTCACCTCCGCCACGGAGTCCTCGGACGAGTCCGTGACCATCCAGGACCCGGAGCCGGGCACCTACCTGGTGCTCACCCAGCTCTACGCGAACCCGGCGGGCGCGGACACCGCGGCCCTGGAGACCGTGCAGCTGCGCTCGGACGCCGGCAACATGACGGTCACCCCGAACCCGATCCCCGTGACCACGGGCCAGGAGACCTCCGCGACCGTGAACTGGACCGGCCTCACCTCCGGCACCTGGCGCGGCCAGGTGACCTGGGCCGAGGGCACGGCCACGCAGGTCGAGGTCACCGTGCCGTGA
- the purL gene encoding phosphoribosylformylglycinamidine synthase subunit PurL, with product MSTQFTIETVEQAAANPDVAQPWAELGLKEDEYARIREILGRRPTAAELAMYSVMWSEHCSYKSSKVHLRQFGDTLTEEMKEHMMVGIGENAGVTDLGDGWAVTFKVESHNHPSFVEPYQGAATGIGGIVRDIISMGARPVAVMDPLRFGAVDHPDTARVVHGVVAGIGGYGNSLGLPNIGGEVAFDPSYQGNPLVNALAVGVLRHEDLRLANASGVGNKVVLFGARTGGDGIGGASVLASESFDDGGKPAKRPSVQAGDPFAEKVLIECCLELFRDSLVEGIQDLGAAGISCATSELASNGEGGMRVELTDVLLRDSTLTPGEILMSESQERMMAVVTPENVAAFEAVMAKWDVEHSWLGEVTGDGRLVITWDGETIVDVDPRTVAHDGPVYERPCHRPSFQDALQADTFRSSAAGQDLPATGEELKAAVVELMASPNMADVSWITRQYDRYVRGNTALASPDDAGVVRVDEETGMGVAVATDCNDRYAYLDPYAGAQLSLAEAYRNVTTTGAVPLAVTDCLNFGSPEDPEVMWQFAEAVRGLADACQVLGVPVTGGNVSLYNQTGGVAIHPTPTVGVLGRFDDVLRRTPSGFGTDADGQAVYLLGVTADELDGSEYANLRGHLGGVPPKVDLAQERLLGELLVNMSRDGMVDAAHDVSKGGLAATLADMVLRFGVGARIVLDEVVRRDGVDVFTALFSETQGRTVVSVPRTEEVRFTDMTTARGYTVTRIGVVDAQSDALEVQGQFTLPIAELREAWEATLPKHFG from the coding sequence ATGAGCACCCAGTTCACCATCGAGACCGTCGAGCAGGCCGCGGCGAACCCGGACGTCGCCCAACCCTGGGCCGAGCTGGGCCTCAAGGAGGACGAGTACGCGCGCATCCGTGAGATCCTCGGCCGCCGCCCCACCGCGGCGGAGCTGGCCATGTACTCCGTGATGTGGTCGGAGCACTGCTCCTACAAGTCCTCCAAGGTGCACCTGCGCCAGTTCGGCGACACGCTCACGGAGGAGATGAAGGAGCACATGATGGTCGGCATCGGCGAGAACGCCGGTGTGACCGACCTCGGCGACGGCTGGGCCGTGACCTTCAAGGTGGAGTCCCACAACCACCCGTCCTTCGTGGAGCCCTACCAGGGCGCGGCCACCGGCATCGGCGGCATCGTGCGCGACATCATCTCCATGGGCGCCCGCCCCGTGGCCGTCATGGACCCGCTGCGCTTCGGCGCGGTCGACCACCCCGACACGGCGCGCGTCGTCCACGGCGTGGTCGCCGGCATCGGCGGCTACGGCAACTCGCTGGGCCTGCCGAACATCGGCGGCGAGGTCGCCTTCGACCCCTCCTACCAGGGCAACCCGCTGGTGAACGCCCTCGCGGTGGGCGTGCTGCGGCACGAGGACCTTCGCCTGGCCAACGCCTCGGGCGTCGGCAACAAGGTGGTCCTCTTCGGCGCCCGCACCGGCGGCGACGGCATCGGCGGCGCCTCCGTGCTGGCCTCCGAGTCCTTCGACGACGGCGGCAAGCCCGCCAAGCGCCCCTCCGTGCAGGCCGGCGACCCGTTCGCGGAGAAGGTGCTCATCGAGTGCTGCCTCGAGCTGTTCCGCGACTCCCTCGTGGAGGGCATCCAGGACCTGGGCGCCGCGGGCATCTCCTGCGCCACCTCGGAGCTGGCCTCCAACGGCGAGGGCGGCATGCGCGTCGAGCTCACCGACGTGCTGCTGCGCGACTCCACGCTGACCCCGGGCGAGATCCTCATGTCCGAGTCGCAGGAGCGCATGATGGCCGTCGTGACCCCGGAGAACGTGGCCGCGTTCGAGGCCGTCATGGCCAAGTGGGACGTGGAGCACTCCTGGCTCGGCGAGGTCACCGGCGACGGCCGCCTGGTCATCACCTGGGACGGCGAGACCATCGTGGACGTGGACCCGCGCACCGTGGCCCACGACGGCCCGGTCTACGAGCGCCCCTGCCACCGCCCGTCCTTCCAGGACGCGCTGCAGGCGGACACCTTCCGCTCCTCCGCGGCCGGGCAGGACCTGCCCGCCACCGGCGAGGAGCTCAAGGCCGCCGTCGTCGAGCTGATGGCGTCCCCGAACATGGCGGACGTCTCCTGGATCACCCGGCAGTACGACCGCTACGTCCGCGGCAACACCGCCCTGGCCTCCCCCGACGACGCCGGCGTGGTCCGCGTGGACGAGGAGACCGGCATGGGCGTGGCCGTGGCCACGGACTGCAACGACCGCTACGCCTACCTGGACCCGTACGCGGGCGCCCAGCTCTCCCTCGCGGAGGCGTACCGCAACGTGACCACCACGGGCGCCGTCCCGCTCGCCGTCACCGACTGCCTGAACTTCGGCTCCCCCGAGGACCCGGAGGTCATGTGGCAGTTCGCGGAGGCCGTGCGCGGCCTCGCCGACGCCTGCCAGGTGCTGGGCGTGCCCGTCACCGGCGGCAACGTCTCCCTGTACAACCAGACGGGCGGCGTCGCGATCCACCCGACCCCCACCGTGGGCGTCCTGGGCCGCTTCGACGACGTCCTGCGCCGCACCCCCTCGGGCTTCGGCACGGACGCCGACGGCCAGGCCGTGTACCTGCTCGGCGTCACGGCCGACGAGCTGGACGGCTCCGAGTACGCGAACCTGCGCGGCCACCTGGGCGGCGTTCCGCCGAAGGTGGACCTGGCACAGGAGCGCCTGCTGGGCGAGCTGCTGGTGAACATGTCCCGGGACGGCATGGTCGACGCCGCCCACGACGTCTCCAAGGGCGGCCTCGCCGCGACCCTGGCGGACATGGTGCTGCGCTTCGGCGTGGGCGCCCGGATCGTGCTGGACGAGGTCGTGCGCCGCGACGGCGTGGACGTGTTCACCGCGCTGTTCTCCGAGACGCAGGGCCGCACCGTGGTCTCCGTGCCGCGCACCGAGGAGGTCCGCTTCACGGACATGACCACCGCCCGCGGCTACACGGTCACCCGCATCGGCGTGGTGGACGCGCAGTCGGACGCGCTCGAGGTGCAGGGCCAGTTCACCCTGCCGATCGCCGAGCTCCGGGAGGCCTGGGAGGCAACGCTGCCGAAGCACTTCGGCTGA